CGGGCGGACGCGTCTCGAACTCCTCGATGCCGACGACGCGATCGACGCCGCCTGCGTACACCACCAGGCGCAGTGCGCCCGAGCCGATCGCCGCCACGCGCTCCACTTCAGCGGGAACGCCCACCTCACGCCCGGCGAGGTCGATGATCGTACGCTCTGTGGTGTCTCCGGCGGACGACGCAGTCTCCGACGATCCGGCGGCGCCGTCTCCGCATCCGGCCGATACCGACAGACCGAGCGCCAGCGTCAGCGCCAGAACACCGGCGACCGCTACCCTGATCGACTCCTTCACGTGCGTCTCCCCTCGGACGTCGCGCGTCTGGCGCGCTAGACGTTGATCTCCCAGCCACGGCCGTACCGCGTGGAGCACGGTATGCAGCACGGCTCGCCATCGCGGACCCGGGCCCGCGGCTCCATCACTGCCTCTCCGCACACCGCGCAGGTGACCGAGGGGAACGAACCTGCCTTGGACGGCAGGTCCACGCTCACCTCGCTGACGGCACCGAACCGCTCGGCAGGGAGCTCCAGCAGTTCGAACACGCGGTCCGTGCTGCTCCGCTGGTACTCGGCCCGCTCGTCGTCGGTGGCCTCTCCCGACAGCACCCGGCCCTTGAGGCGCGTACGCTCCGGATCGGCGCCGAGCGCGTCACCGCCAAGCGCGACACGCACGCCCCGCCCGTCGGCACGGCGCACGAGCGTGAACACCTGCTTGCCGTGATCGCGGAAGATGAGGTTGCCCTTGCCGAGCGTGCAGCCGGTAAGGTACTGAAACGCATCGATGCCGCAGGCGTCGGTCTCCACGATACCCACGAGCTCCTCATCGGAGCCGCGTGTCGCACCAAGACGCTCCATCGCGATCACCGCCGCACGATAGCCGATGGTCAAGCCGGGACACAGGTGGCCATGGAAGTCGACCGCCCCCAGGAACTCGGCGGGCAGGCGGTCCCGCACCGCGGTATCAAGTCGCCCCGACGCCCTCGCCGATTCTGTCATGCCGCCCCCTTGTCGCCCTGCATACAGAAAGGCCACGGCGACGTCATGTCGCGCGCGGCCTCTCGTGGCCATCGTGTGTGACGATCAGTGCAACGGAACGTGGATCTGCTCCACCTGTGTGCGCCTTCGTGACGCACACACACATCCTATCCGAGATCGACCTCCTCGGGCAACGGACCACCCAGGAGGCCCGCGTACTCCTCGCCGCACCGCTCTTCGATCTCAAGCGCGACCGCCTCCACGGCGAACGCCCCCTTGTGCCCGTGACCCTCGGCATCCGCGTGGGCCTCGGCAGCCTTCAACTGCGCCTTCACATCCTCGGCCGGCTCGCCTGCACGCGCCATCACGTACGCCCGCCTGGCACGCGCCCCCGTGACAGCCTCCACGTCACCGGCACCGCCGGCCACGGCCTCGGCCCGGTCGATGGCCCCGAACGCGGCCTCATGATCACCGGCATCGGCCAGCATTAGCGCGTGCAGCGCGTGAGCACGCGACTCCACGGCCGCGTTGGGCGACTCGGCGAGGGCTTCGAACACTTCGCGCATACGCTTCATCGCGTTGGTGTCCATGAAGTGCTCACGCAGCCACAGCGCATGAGCCTGGATGAGCTCTGGGAGCCGCTCGATGGCGCCCGCGCGGCGGAACGCCACGGCCGCCTCGGTGAACTTCACGTCGGAGCTGAAGTCGGACATACGCTCCCGGGTCGCCAGGGCCTGCTGGAGCAGGCACTCCCCGAGCGCCAGGTGATCGCCCATCTCACGCAGGATCGGCTCTTCCTCTCGCCACGCTTCCAGCGCCTGGTCCACGAGCCCCACGTGGAGCAGCGCCGCCGCGTGCTCGTGAAGCGCCTGCGCCAGGCGGTCCCGCTCCTCCGTGTAGCGGAAGGCGCGCTCCGCCTCGCCGTAGCAGTCGCTCGCGTGCGCATCCTCGCCCGACCGGATGTACGCGCGAGCGAGCGTGAGCATCACGGTCCCGAAGAGGCCCGGGTCCCGCTCTTCATCAACGGTGTCGAACGCCTTCCAGTACAGCCCGAACGCCTCGTCATTGTCACCAATCCGCTCACGGATCGCGCCGCGGCTCAGGTACACGCTGACGATCGCGGCGCTCTTGTTGTCTTGCGCGATCCGCTCGGCTTCATCGAGATGCCCGTTGGCCTCTTCATACCTGCCGAGGTTCACGAGCGCGATGGCGCAATTGAGGTGGGCGTCGATCTCCTCGTCGGGGTCGTCGACCACAAGCGGCAGGTACTCTTCGTAGACGGCGAGCGCCTCCTCATGACGTCCGGCCGCCGTATGGGCGATGCCGAGGTTGCCGAGCGCGAGCATGAGTCGCGTGCTATCGCCCGCTTCCCGCGCCAGTTGCGCGCCCGCCTCGTACGCCTCGATCGAATCGTCCTTCTCTCCCGCGAGCCAGAGCGCCCATCCGCGGTTCACTGCCGCGCCCGCGGCGAGGTCGAGCAAGCCGTTCTCCCGCGCGATCGTCTCGGCCTCCTTGAACGAGCCGACCGCAGCCGCATGGTCGCCGCTGCGGGCCTCGTCTATGCCGCGTGCCGTGAGTTCGCGCGCACGCGCGCCGTCGTTGGTGGTGTCATGCGTGTCGTTCGCGTTAGCCATGCTCGCCTCCGGATCGTAGGGATCGGACACACATCGTTGCTGGCGCATGCGGTCCGTCGGCAGCTGAACGTCTCAGAGGTATGGTACGCCAAGCAGCAAGGGGAGGCATCAGCCGCCCGCTTCGATCACAGTGCCCACTCCCACAGGTATGTAATCGTCACCGAACTCAAGAGCGAAGCGCGCGCGTGCCGCGTCGCCGGTGCAGTGCGTGGGCGCCATCCGCATCACGCCGAGCCCACGAAGATCCTCGACCGTCTCCGTGATCTCACGCTCATCGGCGTCCTTGAGGTGGAATCCCCCCACGGCCAGGGCGACCCGGTCGCCTGCTGCGGCCGACCGCACGATATGGGCGATGCCGGGATGCGCACAGCCGGTGATCACCACGAGGCCCTCGGCCGATGGTGCCACCAGCGCCTGCTCCACGATCGAGGTGCCGAGTTCGCCCGTCGTGCGCGCATGTTCACCAACCGACACCTGCCCGGTGACTTCGACGACCGTGATCCGCGCCGCCAACCTTTCGCGGAACTCATCGCTGAAAGAGCGGGGCACATATGCAACAGGCCGAGCACCCGCGTCGAGGAGCGCGTCGATCCCACCCACGTGGTCCCAATGCTCGTGGGAGATCACGAGGGTGTCGATAGCTGTCGGGTCGATGCCGAGGGCATCCATGTTGGCGATCAGCATCGCCCCATCGCTGCCGGTGTCGAACAGTATGAGGTCGTCGCCCGTCTCCACCACACACGCAAAACCCCACGCGGTGCCGAGCCGGAGGATGGGATGTACGCCATCCGGGACCGGGCCGTTATTGTCCGCCACGACCGTGACCCGGACCCGTCTCCCGGCCTCTGCGTGTGCCATGGACTCCCCCTCCGCCATAGCTCGAACGCACCGACGTCCGAGCGGGTGTCTGCCGTGCATAGTGTACGCCCCGGCCGGAGATGGCGGCCGGGGCGTACTGTGTTGCGCTTCAGCCTACTGGATGACCGTTGGCGACGCGGTGAACACCGGATCGGCCAACGCCTGGTTGTGCTCGACCTCGTACGGCATGATACGCCGGAAGAACGTGTCCATCTCCACCTTCGAGGGGTCTGTCAGCAACTCAGGCGGGATGCCTTCGTCGTTCCATACCACGAACGCCTTGGACGCATCCGCGCTCAGCTTGACCTGCGCCTCACCCTGCATGGAGTCGCCCTTCGCGAGGTAGAAGGGCCGGAACGTGGTCTCGCCGGCGTAGTTGCCGTCGCTGTCCGGATTCACGGTCTTCTCCTCGAGCACCCACGTATCACCCCAGTCGAGGCTGTAGGTGTACTGCAGGTCCAACGGCATCTTGCCGATATCCTCTTCCTCCTCCTCGCTGTCCCCGTGGATCACCGCATGGGTCGCGCCGGTGCCCCACGTGA
Above is a window of Anaerosoma tenue DNA encoding:
- a CDS encoding MBL fold metallo-hydrolase, whose product is MAHAEAGRRVRVTVVADNNGPVPDGVHPILRLGTAWGFACVVETGDDLILFDTGSDGAMLIANMDALGIDPTAIDTLVISHEHWDHVGGIDALLDAGARPVAYVPRSFSDEFRERLAARITVVEVTGQVSVGEHARTTGELGTSIVEQALVAPSAEGLVVITGCAHPGIAHIVRSAAAGDRVALAVGGFHLKDADEREITETVEDLRGLGVMRMAPTHCTGDAARARFALEFGDDYIPVGVGTVIEAGG
- a CDS encoding tetratricopeptide repeat protein: MANANDTHDTTNDGARARELTARGIDEARSGDHAAAVGSFKEAETIARENGLLDLAAGAAVNRGWALWLAGEKDDSIEAYEAGAQLAREAGDSTRLMLALGNLGIAHTAAGRHEEALAVYEEYLPLVVDDPDEEIDAHLNCAIALVNLGRYEEANGHLDEAERIAQDNKSAAIVSVYLSRGAIRERIGDNDEAFGLYWKAFDTVDEERDPGLFGTVMLTLARAYIRSGEDAHASDCYGEAERAFRYTEERDRLAQALHEHAAALLHVGLVDQALEAWREEEPILREMGDHLALGECLLQQALATRERMSDFSSDVKFTEAAVAFRRAGAIERLPELIQAHALWLREHFMDTNAMKRMREVFEALAESPNAAVESRAHALHALMLADAGDHEAAFGAIDRAEAVAGGAGDVEAVTGARARRAYVMARAGEPAEDVKAQLKAAEAHADAEGHGHKGAFAVEAVALEIEERCGEEYAGLLGGPLPEEVDLG
- a CDS encoding FmdE family protein translates to MTESARASGRLDTAVRDRLPAEFLGAVDFHGHLCPGLTIGYRAAVIAMERLGATRGSDEELVGIVETDACGIDAFQYLTGCTLGKGNLIFRDHGKQVFTLVRRADGRGVRVALGGDALGADPERTRLKGRVLSGEATDDERAEYQRSSTDRVFELLELPAERFGAVSEVSVDLPSKAGSFPSVTCAVCGEAVMEPRARVRDGEPCCIPCSTRYGRGWEINV